In Bacillus cereus ATCC 14579, a single window of DNA contains:
- the bla2 gene encoding BcII family subclass B1 metallo-beta-lactamase: protein MKKNTLLKVGLCVGLLGTIQFVSTISSVQASQKVEKTVIKNETGTISISQLNKNVWVHTELGYFNGEAVPSNGLVLNTAKGLVLVDSSWDNKLTKELIEMVEKKFQKRRTDVIITHAHADRIGGIKTLKERGIKAHSTALTAELAKNSGYEEPLGDLQIITSLKFGNTKVETFYPGKGHTEDNIVVWLPQYQILAGGCLVKSAEAKDLGNVADAYVNEWSTSIENVLKRYGNINSVVPGHGEVGDKGLLLHTLDLLK, encoded by the coding sequence ATGAAAAAGAATACGTTGTTAAAAGTAGGATTATGTGTAGGTTTACTAGGAACAATTCAATTTGTTAGCACAATTTCTTCTGTACAAGCATCACAAAAGGTAGAGAAAACAGTAATAAAAAATGAGACGGGAACCATTTCAATATCTCAGTTAAACAAGAATGTATGGGTTCATACGGAGTTAGGTTATTTTAATGGAGAAGCAGTTCCTTCGAACGGTCTAGTTCTTAATACTGCTAAAGGACTAGTGCTTGTTGATTCTTCTTGGGATAACAAATTAACGAAGGAACTAATAGAAATGGTAGAAAAGAAATTTCAGAAGCGCAGAACGGATGTCATTATTACACATGCGCACGCTGATCGAATTGGCGGAATAAAAACGTTGAAAGAAAGAGGAATTAAAGCGCATAGTACAGCATTAACCGCAGAACTAGCAAAGAACAGTGGATATGAAGAGCCGCTTGGAGATTTACAAATAATTACGAGTTTGAAGTTTGGCAATACAAAAGTAGAAACGTTCTATCCAGGGAAAGGACATACAGAAGATAATATTGTTGTTTGGTTGCCACAATATCAAATTTTAGCTGGAGGCTGTTTAGTAAAATCTGCGGAAGCTAAAGATTTAGGAAATGTTGCGGATGCGTATGTAAATGAATGGTCTACATCGATTGAGAATGTGCTGAAGCGATATGGAAATATAAATTCGGTAGTACCTGGTCATGGAGAAGTAGGAGACAAGGGATTACTTTTACATACATTGGATTTATTAAAATAA
- a CDS encoding glycoside hydrolase family 25 protein, which translates to MKKKLFIGGIFTLISVISVVVYLVFQGIFIPNQISADKYEIKGVDVASYQGDIDWRELEKQNMKFAFIKATEGSSFVDEYFSKNWRNANKTDMRIGAYHFFSFDSKGETQAEQFIRTVPKYKQALPPVIDVEFYANKKDNPPKREDVTKELAVMIEMLEKHYDKKVILYATQEAYDLYIKDAYPKCNIWIRSVLTKPSLSDERKWTFWQYTNRGRLSGYNGKEKYIDLNVFYGNEEEFENYGMKD; encoded by the coding sequence ATGAAAAAGAAGCTTTTTATAGGAGGAATCTTTACTTTAATTAGTGTAATAAGTGTTGTCGTTTACTTAGTTTTTCAAGGCATATTCATTCCGAATCAAATAAGTGCTGATAAGTATGAAATAAAAGGTGTAGATGTCGCATCGTATCAAGGGGATATAGATTGGAGAGAGTTGGAAAAGCAAAATATGAAGTTTGCGTTTATAAAGGCGACTGAAGGAAGTTCGTTTGTGGATGAGTACTTTTCGAAAAATTGGAGGAATGCGAATAAGACAGATATGCGCATCGGAGCGTATCATTTTTTTAGTTTCGATAGTAAGGGTGAAACACAAGCAGAGCAATTTATACGAACTGTTCCAAAATATAAACAAGCACTGCCACCCGTGATTGATGTTGAGTTTTACGCTAACAAAAAAGATAATCCGCCTAAGCGTGAAGATGTTACGAAAGAGTTGGCGGTCATGATTGAAATGCTAGAAAAACATTACGATAAGAAAGTAATATTGTATGCAACGCAAGAGGCGTATGATTTATATATAAAGGATGCGTATCCAAAATGTAATATATGGATTCGCAGTGTTCTTACAAAACCGAGTTTATCTGATGAGAGAAAATGGACGTTTTGGCAATACACGAACCGCGGGAGATTAAGCGGTTATAATGGAAAAGAAAAGTATATTGATTTGAATGTATTTTATGGGAATGAGGAAGAGTTTGAGAATTATGGAATGAAAGATTAA
- a CDS encoding MazG nucleotide pyrophosphohydrolase domain-containing protein, which translates to MNIVEFHRYVSNFSKEKGFQDTTIEERTIYTMAELGELAEVILKRDTIQDAKREIGLEMFDVIWNVCDLANKLNIDLEKAFKEKMKINKKREW; encoded by the coding sequence ATGAATATTGTGGAGTTTCATAGGTATGTATCAAATTTCAGTAAAGAAAAAGGATTTCAAGATACAACAATTGAAGAGCGTACGATATATACGATGGCGGAATTAGGTGAATTAGCGGAAGTCATATTAAAGCGTGATACAATACAAGATGCGAAAAGAGAAATCGGTTTAGAAATGTTTGATGTAATTTGGAATGTATGTGATTTAGCAAATAAATTAAATATTGATTTAGAGAAGGCGTTTAAAGAAAAAATGAAAATTAATAAAAAGCGTGAATGGTAA
- a CDS encoding DUF3784 domain-containing protein has product MTLFASPTLFIVAIISFALAYFIGVKQYTWLLSGFNERRVPDKVKLSKIVGLYNLIAGVIATIGSVFTTPNVTNVIPIIIIGHFIIAAYVNTRMVQ; this is encoded by the coding sequence ATGACTCTCTTCGCTTCACCAACATTATTTATAGTAGCAATCATTTCATTTGCACTAGCTTATTTCATCGGAGTAAAGCAGTACACTTGGCTCTTATCAGGATTCAACGAACGCCGCGTGCCTGATAAAGTGAAACTATCAAAAATAGTAGGTCTTTATAATTTAATTGCTGGTGTCATTGCGACAATCGGTAGTGTCTTCACTACGCCTAATGTCACAAACGTTATTCCTATCATTATAATTGGACACTTTATTATCGCCGCTTATGTAAATACACGCATGGTGCAGTGA
- a CDS encoding flavin-containing monooxygenase, whose protein sequence is MKDLIIIGAGQAGLTMGYYLKQEGYNFLLLEAGKRVGDSWRNRYDSLQLFTPRSYSSLPGMALIGEKNEFPYKDEIATYLEEYARHFQLPVQLQTEVLKIKKEKEIFELHTPTEILQTKKVIIASGAFQQPFIPSVSANLSSHIFQIHSSQYKSPSQIPKGKVLVVGGGNSGMQIAVELAKTHEVTVSISHPLTFLPLQLFGKSIFNLLEKVGLLYAEINTKRGRWFQKRKDPIFGFEGKKLIRNGAIKLQEKVVSASRNNIMFQNGDTYSAESIIWSTGFVQNYNWIEIEQAVNEKGFPNHIKGISPVKGLYYIGLPWQSQRGSALICGVGKDAEYVLSEIKKIDQ, encoded by the coding sequence ATGAAAGATCTAATTATTATTGGGGCGGGTCAAGCTGGATTAACAATGGGATATTACTTGAAGCAAGAAGGGTATAATTTTTTATTACTTGAGGCAGGAAAACGAGTTGGTGATTCATGGAGAAATCGATATGATTCTTTGCAGCTTTTTACCCCAAGGTCTTACAGTAGCTTGCCGGGTATGGCGTTAATAGGTGAAAAAAATGAATTTCCATATAAAGATGAAATTGCAACTTATTTAGAAGAATATGCAAGACATTTTCAATTACCGGTACAATTACAAACGGAAGTTCTAAAAATAAAGAAAGAAAAAGAAATATTTGAATTACATACTCCTACAGAAATTTTACAAACGAAAAAAGTTATTATCGCATCAGGTGCTTTTCAGCAACCGTTTATTCCCTCAGTTTCAGCAAATCTATCATCACATATTTTTCAAATACATTCATCACAATATAAATCACCATCACAAATTCCTAAGGGAAAAGTACTAGTAGTAGGTGGTGGGAATTCAGGAATGCAAATTGCAGTAGAACTGGCAAAGACTCATGAAGTTACGGTGTCTATTAGTCATCCTTTAACGTTTTTACCGTTACAACTTTTTGGAAAAAGTATTTTTAATCTGCTAGAAAAAGTGGGTTTATTGTACGCTGAAATAAATACAAAGAGGGGAAGATGGTTTCAGAAGAGAAAGGACCCTATTTTCGGTTTTGAAGGTAAGAAACTTATTCGTAATGGAGCAATCAAACTGCAAGAAAAAGTAGTAAGTGCATCAAGAAATAACATTATGTTTCAGAATGGTGATACTTATAGTGCAGAAAGCATTATATGGTCAACTGGTTTTGTTCAAAATTATAATTGGATTGAAATTGAACAGGCAGTGAATGAGAAAGGATTTCCTAATCATATAAAGGGAATCAGTCCAGTAAAAGGATTGTATTATATCGGTTTACCATGGCAATCTCAAAGGGGTTCCGCACTTATTTGTGGTGTAGGAAAGGATGCAGAGTATGTACTTTCTGAAATCAAAAAAATAGATCAGTAG
- a CDS encoding glyoxalase superfamily protein has protein sequence MITPIFRIFDIEKAKLFYLGFLGFKLDWEHRYEENMPLYLQISLQDAVIHLSEHHGDASPGGAIRIKIDDVKDYHSVLLSKEYAYSKPNIEKTPWGTIELTVIDPFSNRITLYEEKL, from the coding sequence ATGATAACACCTATATTTAGAATTTTTGATATTGAAAAAGCAAAACTATTTTACTTAGGTTTTTTAGGATTTAAACTGGATTGGGAACATCGGTATGAGGAAAATATGCCATTATATTTGCAAATTTCGTTACAGGATGCTGTGATACATTTATCAGAACATCATGGTGATGCCTCACCAGGTGGTGCGATTCGGATCAAAATAGATGATGTAAAGGATTATCATTCTGTATTATTAAGTAAAGAATATGCTTATTCGAAGCCGAATATAGAAAAAACACCTTGGGGTACAATTGAATTAACTGTAATTGATCCGTTTTCAAATAGAATTACACTATACGAGGAAAAATTGTAG
- the yeiL gene encoding transcriptional regulator YeiL — MKKVCNSIKLAEYMKKNNIDSFFSHDMKPYMKLIFFKKNEFICRENEEIDYLFFFVEGKAKAFNTLSNGKSVLLCFYDSLQLLGDVELIHSQKTTSNVQVMADSYCVGLPLGKVRNQLFNDAKFLRCICGSLAHKLNRLSKNSTINLLYPLENRLASYMLAAGERAVQHGNRIVFSGNLTETAELLGTSYRHLLRTLNVFCDKEIIKKNDGCFEVVNVEVLRELAADVYK; from the coding sequence ATGAAGAAAGTATGTAATTCTATTAAATTAGCAGAGTATATGAAGAAAAATAATATTGATTCATTTTTTAGTCATGATATGAAGCCATATATGAAACTTATATTTTTTAAAAAGAATGAGTTTATTTGTAGAGAAAATGAAGAGATAGATTATTTATTTTTCTTCGTTGAAGGAAAAGCGAAAGCGTTTAATACATTAAGTAACGGGAAATCTGTATTATTATGCTTTTATGATAGCTTGCAGCTGTTAGGAGATGTGGAGTTAATTCATTCTCAAAAGACAACTTCAAACGTACAAGTGATGGCAGATTCATATTGTGTTGGTTTGCCTTTAGGGAAAGTGAGAAATCAACTATTTAATGATGCGAAATTTTTACGATGTATTTGCGGATCGTTAGCGCATAAGTTAAATCGGCTTTCAAAAAATAGTACAATTAATTTACTATATCCTCTTGAAAATAGACTTGCGAGTTACATGTTAGCAGCAGGAGAACGGGCAGTACAGCACGGAAATAGAATTGTATTTAGTGGGAATTTAACGGAAACAGCGGAATTGTTAGGAACGAGCTATCGGCATTTGTTGCGCACATTAAATGTTTTTTGTGATAAAGAGATAATAAAGAAGAATGATGGTTGTTTTGAAGTAGTAAACGTGGAAGTTTTGAGAGAATTGGCAGCAGATGTTTATAAATAG
- a CDS encoding DMT family transporter, translating to MKYKGDITLYNFLSIFIGVLIAVMLPLNGILSELIGKYTASVVIHLVGLIAVIFILIINKNKIRFDKSIPLFLYSAGAIGVFTVLFNNISFSVLGASITIALSLLGQSIASIVIDHFGLLGMKVAKFEKKKLIGLCFISSGIIIMTIY from the coding sequence ATGAAATACAAAGGGGATATTACATTGTATAACTTTCTTTCTATCTTTATTGGTGTGCTCATCGCCGTTATGCTTCCATTGAATGGAATTTTATCTGAGTTAATTGGCAAGTACACAGCAAGCGTGGTCATTCACCTTGTCGGTTTAATTGCAGTTATCTTCATTTTAATCATAAACAAAAATAAAATTCGTTTCGATAAAAGTATTCCACTTTTTTTATATAGCGCTGGAGCGATTGGAGTATTCACTGTTCTTTTTAACAATATAAGTTTCTCCGTCCTTGGTGCTTCTATTACGATCGCATTAAGTTTACTCGGTCAATCTATTGCTTCCATCGTTATTGATCATTTCGGCTTATTAGGAATGAAAGTTGCAAAGTTTGAAAAGAAAAAACTAATTGGATTATGTTTCATCTCTTCTGGAATTATAATCATGACAATTTATTAA
- a CDS encoding DMT family transporter has translation MLYITIAILAGVSIVVARIINANLAKEIGNWEGTFFNYITGLFFSMLFLIFSSDSLYIPIHKLQSIPIAVYLGGLVGVIVISLSNYITPKISAFYLTLLIFIGQLFAGTIIDFFLTNELSIGKVIGGIFVLIGLTYNLLIDRPIKTVKHNQVQL, from the coding sequence ATGTTATATATTACGATCGCTATTTTAGCTGGTGTTTCTATCGTTGTTGCTAGAATTATTAACGCGAATTTAGCAAAGGAAATTGGAAACTGGGAAGGCACGTTTTTCAATTATATTACTGGATTATTTTTCTCTATGTTATTTTTAATTTTCAGTTCAGATTCATTGTATATCCCTATTCATAAGTTGCAATCTATTCCTATCGCCGTATACTTAGGCGGATTAGTAGGAGTTATCGTTATTTCATTATCCAACTATATTACTCCTAAAATATCAGCCTTTTATTTAACATTACTCATCTTTATCGGACAATTATTTGCGGGGACTATTATTGATTTCTTCCTGACAAATGAACTCTCAATTGGTAAAGTTATCGGTGGCATTTTCGTATTAATTGGGCTCACTTACAATTTACTCATAGATCGCCCGATAAAAACTGTGAAGCATAACCAAGTTCAACTATAA
- the aiiA gene encoding quorum-quenching N-acyl homoserine lactonase AiiA has protein sequence MTVKKLYFIPAGRCMLDHSSVNGTLAPGNLLNLPVWCYLLETEEGPILVDTGMPESAVNNEGLFNGTFVEGQILPKMTEEDRIVNILKRVGYEPDDLLYIISSHLHFDHAGGNGAFTNTPIIVQRTEYEAALHREEYMKECILPHLNYKIIEGDYEVVPGVQLLYTPGHSPGHQSLFIETEQSGSVLLTIDASYTKENFEDEVPFAGFDPELALSSIKRLKGVVAKEKPIVFFGHDIEQEKGCRVFPEYI, from the coding sequence ATGACAGTAAAGAAGCTTTATTTCATCCCAGCAGGTCGTTGTATGTTAGATCATTCTTCTGTTAATGGTACACTCGCGCCAGGGAATTTATTGAACTTACCTGTATGGTGTTATCTTTTGGAGACAGAAGAGGGGCCTATTTTAGTAGATACAGGTATGCCAGAAAGTGCAGTTAATAATGAAGGGCTTTTTAACGGTACATTTGTTGAAGGACAGATTTTACCGAAAATGACTGAAGAAGATAGAATCGTGAATATATTAAAGCGTGTAGGGTATGAGCCGGACGACCTTTTATATATTATTAGTTCTCACTTACATTTTGATCATGCAGGAGGAAACGGTGCTTTTACAAATACACCGATTATTGTGCAGCGAACGGAATATGAGGCAGCACTTCATAGAGAAGAATATATGAAAGAATGTATATTACCGCATTTGAACTACAAAATTATTGAAGGGGATTATGAAGTGGTACCAGGTGTTCAATTATTGTATACGCCAGGTCATTCTCCAGGCCATCAGTCGCTATTCATTGAGACGGAGCAATCCGGCTCAGTTTTATTAACAATTGATGCATCGTACACGAAAGAGAATTTTGAAGATGAAGTGCCGTTCGCAGGATTTGATCCAGAATTAGCTTTATCTTCAATTAAACGTTTAAAAGGAGTTGTGGCGAAAGAGAAACCAATTGTTTTCTTTGGTCATGATATAGAGCAGGAAAAGGGTTGTAGAGTGTTCCCTGAGTATATATAG